The Streptomyces cyanogenus DNA segment GCGCTGGCGGCTCATCGTCGGGCTCTGGGTTGGTCGGGAGTGTCGCTGGCGTGGGGTCCGTGGGAGCGGAGCGCGGGCATGACCAGCGAGCTGACCGGGGCGGACGTGGCGCGCATGCGGCGTTCGGGTGTGCTGCCGCTGGGTTCCGCGGAGGGTCTGGCGCTGTTCGACGCCGCGACCGACCCGGCGATGGTGCCGGTGAAGCTGGACCTGACGGGACTGCGGGCTTCCGGTGAGGTGCCGCCGCTGCTGCGCGGCCTCGTCCGCACCCCGGCCCGCCGTACGGCGGCCACCGCGTACTCCGGTGGCGGGATCGTCGCGGCACTTGGCGCGGCCGCGCCCGCCGACCGGCCGGAGCTGGTGCTCGAGCTGATTCGCAGGCACGCCGCCGCCGTCCTCGGGCACGGTGACGCGGCGGAGCTCTCCCCGGACCGGCGGTTCCAGGACCTCGGGTTCGACTCGCTGATCGCTGTGGAGTTCCGCAACAGGATCGGTGCGGAGATCGGGCAACGGCTGCCCGCAGCACTGCTGTTCGACTACCCGACTCCGGGTGACCTGGTCGACCACCTGCTGCCCAGGCTCGTCGCCGACGAACCCACCGGGCCTGCCGCGCTGCTGGCGGATCTGGATCGGCTGGAGCGCGCGCTGGACGAGACCACGGTGGACGACGAGCGCCTGCATCGGCAGATCGCCGGCCGGCTGGAAGCGCTCCGCAGCAGGTGGGCGGCAGATCGACAGGAAGAAGACGGCTTCGATGTCGAGTCGGCCACCGACGACGACATGTTCCGCCTGCTCGATGACGAGCTGGGCCTGAACTGAGGACCAGGGAGCGCGTCGTGGCAGCGGGTGCCTGACCGGGCATTCGTGGGCGGTGAGGGCCGGGCGTGATCGCCCGGCCCTCACCGCCGAACGCTCGGAAACGACGGCCTCGCCGCCGTACCCGGCCCGGGAACGACTACCTGATGGCGGCCCCGTTGGAGACGGCGGACAGCGCGGACGCCAACTCGGCGTTCACCTCGGCCTGGTGCTCGACCAGGTAGAAGTGGCCGCCGGGGAACGTGCGGAGGCGAAAGGCGGCGGTGGAGTGTTCGCGCCATTGGTCGGCCTCCGCGACGGTTGTTTTCGGGTCGTCATCCCCCACCAGTACGGTGATCGGGCAGTCGACCGTGCTGCCCGGCACGCCCTGGTAGGTCTCGATGACCCGGTAGTCGCCGCGCACCGCCGGCAAGGCCATCCTCACGATCTCCTCGTCGCCCAGTAGGTCCGCCTGGGTGCCGTTGAGCATCCGCAACTCGTCGAGCAGGCTCTCGTCGTCCCGCAGGTGCACGCGCTCGTTGCGGTGTGTGGCCGGCGCGCGCCGACCGGACGCCACGATCGCTCGGGGCGCGGCGGGTGTGTCAGCGAGTGCCAGGGCTGTCTCGAACGCGAGCACCGCACCCATGCTGTGTCCGAAGTAGACAGTCGGCAGCGGCCTTTCCTGCTCGAGTACCGGCCCGATGCGAGCGACGTACTCCGCGACGCTGGGCACCAGTGGCTCATGTCTGCGGTCCTGGCGGCCGGGGTACTGGAGGATCACGACGTCGGCGGCTGCTGCGTGGGTCATCGCGACGGGGTGGTAGAAGCTCGCGGAGCCGCCCGCATGCGGGAAGCAGACGAGCCGTACGCGGGTACTGGCGTTGGGCCGGAAGCGGCGCAGCCAGCGCTCCGCGTCGGTGCCGGGGACGGGCATGAGGTCTCCTCGGGGCAGTCGTCAGAGGCGAGTAGGTCCCATTCCTGACCGGAGAATCCCCAGTCCCGAGAAATGATCGTGCCAATTCCCAGTGATGCACTAGGGTGCTCCGACTTTCGTTGACACTGCGGACTTGCGGCTGTGAATGTCACTACCAGGGACTGCTCCCGCGAAAAGTTCACAGCGCGTAGCGGTCATTTTTCCCGTCGCGGCAGAAGGGAATGTCGTGTCCAAGCGTGCTCTCATCACTGGGGTCACCGGTCAGGACGGCTCGTACCTCGCAGAACACCTGCTGGCACAGGGCTACCAGGTATGGGGTCTGATACGGGGCCAGGCCAACCCGCGAAAGTCACGGGTCAGCCGCCTCGCGTCCGATCTCTCCTTTGTGCACGGTGACCTCATGGACCAGGCCAGCCTGGTCTCGGCGCTGGACCACGTCCAGCCTGACGAGGTGTACAACCTCGGAGCCGTCTCGTTCGTGCCGATGTCCTGGCAACAGCCGGAACTGGTGACCGAAGTCAACGGCGCCGGTGTGCTCCGAATGCTGGAGGCCATTCGCATGATCAGTGGGCTGAACACATCCAGGTCGACCCGCTCCGGTCGGATCCGGTTCTACCAGGCGTCGTCCTCGGAGATGTTCGGGAAGGTCGCGGAGACTCCGCAGCGGGAGTCGACCCGGTTCCACCCCCGTAGCCCGTACGGGGTGGCCAAGGCCTATGGCCATTTCATCACGCGTAACTACCGTGAGTCGTTCGATATGTACGGCGTCTCCGGCATCCTGTTCAACCACGAGTCCCCGCGCCGTGGTGCCGAGTTCGTGACCAGGAAGATCTCGCTGGCCGTCGCTCGGATCAGGCTGGGACTGCAGGACAAGCTGGCGCTGGGCAACCTGGACGCGGTGCGTGACTGGGGCTTCGCCGGCGACTACGTCAAGGCGATGCACCTGATGCTCCAGCAGGACGAGCCGGGGGACTACGTGATCGGGACCGGCGTCATGCACTCGGTCCGTGACGCGGTGCAGATCGCCTTCGACGCCGTGGGCCTCAACTGGGAGGACCACGTCATGATCGACCCATCGCTGGTCCGCCCGGCTGAAGTGGAGACGCTGTGCGCCGACTCCGGCATGGCCCGAGCCGCGTTGGACTGGGCGCCCACGGTGAAGTTCGAGGAACTGATGCAGATGATGGTCGAGTCGGACCTGGAGCAGGCATCGCGGACCCGCGATTATGGCGAGCTGTTGGCAGCCGCCGACAGCTGGTGACGCCATGACCGACAAGCAAACCGGCCCCACCCTTCCGACGCCCGGGAGCAACGCCAGTAGCCGTCACCTGCCCAGCCCAAGCGTCGGTTGCCCACCCTACGGTTCCCCGGAACGTCCACCCGTCTTGACCTGACTCCTATGCTGCAGGGCGGCGTGCGGGTGGCCAGGGTGATGCCGGCCTCCACGCATGGTCATCAGGGTGAGCGCAGCGGTCATGCTGCCGCCCACCGAGTCCCCGGACACGGCCGGCCGGGAGCCGTCCAGACCGTGGGACGCGCCCTCGTCCACCACCTACTGGGCGACGGCGTAGTCCTGCTCGGTGAGGCACCGGGTGGCGGGCCGCGGGGGAGAGGTCGTACTCGGGAAGGACCACTACGGCCTCGGCGCCCACCGTCGGCTCGCGCGCCGGACGGTCATACGTATGCCGACGGGCCAGTGTGAGCCCTCGAACACCCGGCGACAGCTGACCACACAAAGCCTGGCCGCTGGGCAGGTGACCGGTGGCCCGGGCACGGTCCGGATCTCGGTCGGCGCCGGCCTGAACGTTCCCGCGTCGACGGGGACGACCTCCAGTCCCGGTTCAACGGGAACTCCGGGCACGGAAACACTCCAGTGCCTTCGAACTTGGCCTCGCCGTTCAACTCCGGGACCCGATCGGCAGCGGGTGTTCCACAAGAACTGTCAGCGTGTGGTTTCCGCTGGGCGGGGCATTCTGGGCCCGTTCCGTGTTCGGCACCGTCCCACTGGAACCGGCCAGTGGGACGTCTGCTTTGGTACCGCGTCCACGGTGCTCCTGTCCGCGTACGGCGGACGAGGGGCGGCTTCCCGGCCGTAGTGGCCGGGCCGACGAGCGAGCGGATCGGGCCACTTGCGCCGGGGCGCCGATCGTCGCCCGCGTGAGTCGGAAGGCGGCCCGTGCCGAGGTGCAGGTCGTCGATTCGGGGCAATCGCACCCTTTCCGGCATGGCGGAAAATAATCGCTCGAAGTGGCGGCAAGCGGCTTGGCCGGTTCGTGACCCTTGACGGCCGGACAGGTGACCGCCAAGGCTTTCTTCGTCGCATTCGCGGCAAGTACGTGCAGCACATTGGGCCGCCGATCGCCGATCGGCAAGCCCTTTCCCACTGTTTGACCGACAGTAAGGAGTGCAGCCATGTCGAAGTACACCCTGGAAAAGAAGCCCGCGTTCTTCCGCGCCTCCGACGTGGAGGTTTTCTTCGAGGCGGAGGCCATGGAGACCGAGGCCGTGATCAGCAGCCTCGGCGAGGAGCTGGAGGTCGACGCCGAGCTGGACGCGATCCTCGGCGAGCGCTGACCAAGGCACCCAGGAGGGAGCGGCTCCGGCCGCTCCCTCCGTCCGCGAGCTGTTCCGAATTTCCGAAGGAAACGTGCTGACGTGCCAAGACTGCGGACGAAAACCGCGTTCGCCGGACTGAGAACGGTCGCGCCCGGCGCAGTGCCGCCGGACGCCGCCGCGGCGGTCGTCGGTTCCGGTTATTCCCTCGGCAGCGCCCACCAAGGGGCCGAAAACGGCCCCTTCTTTCTCCGGACGCTTTCCAAAGCGCATACCTGGGGTGCGGAACAGCCCGGTATCGTCCAGCTGCGCAACGGACGCGTCCCCCTGGAACGCGCGGTCGACATCGGCGACGTGCTCTTCGACGGCATGGCGCTCGCCGACGCCCAGGAGGCGCTCGCCCAGGTGATCGCCGCCCTGCCCGCCGGCACCGTCCCCGCGGTGATCGGCGGCGACCACACGGTCACCCTGCCGGTCGTCCAGGCGCTGTGGAAGCGGCGCCGGCGCCCCTTCACGGTCGTCCAGTTCGACCACCACCTGGACCTCCAGCTCTGGGACGGCGCACCGACCCGGGACGTTCCCCGGGACCCGATCTTCAACACCAACGTGATGTCCCACGTGTCCGACCTGGTCGGACCCGAGCGTCTCCTCCAGGTCGGGGTGGCGCCGTACGCCACGGTGGAGGCCGACAGCGCCGACGGCCTGGACGGCTTTCTGCACGGGGTCGGACGGCAACTGCCGCTGCTGGCCCCGGAACTCGACGACCCCGAAGCCTTCCGCGCCGCCCTCGGCACCGGTACCGACGTCTACCTCACCGTCGACATCGACGTCCTGGACCGTTCGGTGATGTCCTCCACCGGCTATCCGGCGGAGGCCGGCCTGGGCACCCGGGACCTGCTGCGCCTCATCGACTGGGTGCTCCGGGACAACCGGCTCGTCGGCTTCGACCTGGTGGAGTTCGCCGCTCCGGCCGACGCCCGCGACGCCACCACGCTCTCGGATGCCGGCCGCGCCGTACTGGTGTTCCTGCATCTTCTCAACTGGGCATGCCGCCAGGCGGCAGAGAGGGCGTGACGACGATGAGCGGAGCAACCCCGGACCGGATCGCGTTCGAGACGGTCGAGGTCCAGGCCAACACCTTCCAGGAAACCCTGCTCGGGCTGGAGTACACCACCGGCCCCGGCCGGCCGGCCGACCTGTTCTCCCGGGCCTGCGTGGAGCAGTACGCCGACCTGCGGCTCGATCGCTTCGGCTACCTGCTCGCCCAGGTCTTCGAACCCAACGTCCTGCACGAGGCCGCCCTCCTCGCCGGCCTGTCCTACGACTCGCTGGCCGACCTGAGCCACCGGCCGACGGAACCGGTCGAACGGCTGGCCGCACTCGTCCGCGACGCGGCCGACCTCCCGGTGACCGCCCTGGTCAACACCGCGGCCGCGCTGATCAGCGTCTCCCGCTTCGACCCCGCCGAACGCCTGCTCGCCGACGCCTACGCCAGGGCCGCCACACCGCGCGAGCGGTTCGAGGCCGCCATGCTCGCCTTCGTCGTCACCAATCGCCGCGACGACGGCGCCGACTCGCCCCGCCAGTTCCACCGCATGCGCGAGGCCGCCGAGACCGGCGAGGTGCCCGAGGACCGCGTCCTGGACGCCTGCTCCCAGGCCGTCGTCTGGTTCCTCAAGCGCAAGGAGCTGCCGGAGGCGGAGTACGAGTGGTTCCGCGCCACCGGCGTCCGGCTGGCCGAGGCACACGACCGGCTCGACTCCGGCGCGATCTCCTCCTGGTACCGCGCCCTCGCCATGGTCCCGGCCGCCGTCGGCGAGGCGGAGACCACCCGCCGCTACATGGAGTACGCGCGGCAAGCCGCCGAGGACACCATGGCGCGCCGCCCCCGCGCCTACGAGACGCACTTCCTGAAGACGTACCACGAGTCCTCGCTCAAGGAGCACATGTACCTCACGCGCGACCTCGACCGGGCCGAGGAGGCGGGTCGGGCCCTGATCGCCCTCGACCCGGCCTGGGCCCCCAGCTACGGCGAACTCGCCGAGGCCTACGCCGCCTTCGGCCGGCTCGGGGAGGCAGCCGAGTTGTACGAGCAGGCGGTCGCGGCCGGTCCGCCGTACGTCGGCCACCACATGCTGCGCGCAGCAGGCTGCCACCGGAAGGCCGGCGCCGCCGACCGCGCCCTCGCCCTCCACCGGGACCTGGCCCGCCTCGCCCCCGAGGACGAGCAGGTACTGCGCGACGGCCTCGACCTGGCCGACGGCCTGGGCGACGACACCTCCCGCCACCGGTTCCAGGCCGCGCTGGAGCGGCTCGGCCACGACGGCACCCGCGGCGCCGGCCCACAGGCGGGGGACCGGTAGCCGCCATGGAGCACACCCGGTTCACCGTACGGAACTACACCGGCTACACCGCGGTGGTCTTCGGCCTGGGCGTGGTCTCGGTGGGGTTCGGCGCCCTCGACCTCATCATGGTCGCGCCGAAGGGCCTGGACCAGGCGGCGGCCGTCGGCCAGGCGGATGTGCTGATCTCGGCCATCTACGCCGTCTTCATCGGCGTCGTCGACGTCTTCAGCAGCCGGCTCGCCATGGCCGAGGGCGAGCAGCGGACCGGCCACCGCCTGCCGGTGCTCGGCACCGCCCTGCTGCTGTTGCTGATCCCCTGTCAGCTCCTGGGCATCGCCCTCGGCCTCGGCATCGAGCCGCTGCTGCGGGCCACCGGGCAGAAGGCGGAGCTGATCCCGCTGGTCGGCGACTACGTCCAGGTCCGCACCTACGGCATCGCCCTGGTCCTCGGCTACATCGTCATCAGCGCGTCGCTGAAGATCTGCGGCCTGAAGAACCTGTCGGCCGTCAACCTGGTCTTCGGCCTCGCGGTGAACGCCCTGTTCAACTGGATCTTCCTGGACACCGGCGCGGCCCGCCTGTTCGCCTCCCCGGCCCAGGCCGTCGCCGCGTCGACCCTGGTCGCCCAGGCGGTCATGGCCACCACCGGCGGCATCGTCCTGGTCCGCCGGCTGCGCACCCGCCCGGACCGTTTCGTACGCCCCCGACGCCATGAGGTCCTCACCGAGTTCCGTTCGATGGCCCGCACCGCACCCGGCATCGGACTGCGCCACTTCAACGACTACATGGGCACGACCATCCCGCTGCTGTTCATCGGCACGCTCGGCGTGGTCCAGCTGGCCGCCGCCACCGTGGCCACCAAGATCTACACCCTGTTCTGCCGTGTCCCGCAGGCCTGCTTCGCCGGGTCCTTCGTCTTCTACGGCTACGCCCTGGGCCGCGACCCGGACGACCTCACCCGCACGGTACGCAAGATGCGCCTGTACGCCGCCGTACCCACCGTGGTGGCGACCGCCGTCACCGCGCTCGCCGCGCCCTGGCTGGTCGACGCCTTCGCCAGTCCCGGCCTCGACCGGGACCTCGCGCGCAACCTGCTGCTCGCCTATCTCCTGTACGTACCCGCCTACTTCTTCGAGCAGCTCTTCGGCGAGATGCTCACGGTCCACCAGCGCGGCGGGCTGCTGTTCGTCTCCTCCACCGCGGTGACGTACCTGCTGACCATCCCCCTCGCCTGGTGCGCGGTGTTCGCCCTGGACTCCACCTTCCTCGCCGTCGCCTGCAAGGGCATCCCCACCGCCGTCCTCGCGTTCGTGTTCTGGCGCGCGCTGCGCCGCACCGGCCGGCCCGGTGCGGACCGAGCGGAAAGCGAGATGAGCCTTGCCCAGTAGCCTCCCGGCCGGCTCGCCCGGCCTGCCGGCCGACTCGTCTCCCCTCCCGGCCTTCCGGCACGACCCGGTCAAGTCGGTGCTGCCCGGCCGCGGCGGCGGCGCCTTCCACTGGGACCGCGAGCCCGCCGTCTGTGGACACCGGCGCCTCACCCACGACAGCGCCCACCTCGGTCAGACCGTCCCCGTCCCGGTCAGCTCCACCCCCGCCGTCGTCGCCGGCGTCGGCGTCGTGGTCGCCAGCGACGACGGGCGGCTGCGGTTCTTCGACCCCGGCCTCGGCAAGGTCTACTGGGAACGCCGCCTGGACCGCTCGGTGTACGCCTCCCTCGTCGTCGACCAGGCGCGCCGCCATGTCATCGTCGCGACGACCAGCGGGCTGATCACCTGCTTCGACCTGCGCGGCACCCTGGTGTGGTCGCGCAAGGCCGAGTTCCCCGTCTTCGCCACGCCCACCGTGCTGCCGGGCGCCGACCTGCTCGTGGTGGCGGCCTTCCACAGCCGCTGCCTGGGCCTCGCCCTCGGCACCGGCGAGATCGTGTACGACCGCCCGCTGCCCCGCCCCTGGTCGGCGGCCCACGGCGGCGTCGCCGCCTACCGCGACCCCTACGCCAGCCCCGTCCCCGCCGCCGACGACACCGCCGTACTGTGCTGCGGGGAACACGTCGTCGCCCTGGCCACGGACGGCACCGAGGTGTGGCGGCAGGAGATCGGCCACCCCGTCAAGGCGTCGCCCGCGCTGCTGTCCGACACCGGCCGGCTGGCCGTCTGCCCGGTCGACGGGCGCTGCGTCCTCCTCGACGCCAAGACCGGCCGCCCCGAGGCGGAGGTCCGGCTCGGAGCCAAGATCACCGGCAGTCCGGCGGTGTCCGGGGACGTCCTGGCCGTCGGCACCCAGCTCGGCACGGTCACCGGTCTGACATCCTCGGGCGAGGTGCGGTGGACCTCACCCCAGGGCGCGCCCCGCTCGTACACCTCGCTCACGGTGCTCCCCGACGGGAACTTCGTGGCGACCGCCGAACGCGGCAACATCGTGTGCCTCGCTCGCGAGGACGGCCGGTTCCTGTGGGAGAGCAGCCAGGTGCTCGGCCTGCCCGACCACGAACCGGCCCTGGACATCACCCCGGTCGCGGCCGCCTCGGGCAGCATGTACGCCGCGTCGTACGGGGGCGACCTCTACCAGTTCCTGTTCCAGCCGTGCGACGAGGAGTGACCTCATGTCCGTAGACCCCGTTCTGGCGCCGGACCGGGAGAGCCTCACCGCCATGGAGGAGGCCCTGGAGGCGATGATGAGCCGGCTCCGGGAGATCGTGGCCGAGCCGCGGCTGACCCAGGAGACCCTGGTCGAGATCACCTCGATCTACAACAACGTCGCCTACATCTTCCTCTACCTGGAGGCCAATGAAGAGTTCGTCGACTTCGAGCGCCTGCTGCCCTGGCGCGACGCCTTCCACAAGGACCCGGAGCTGGACCGGCAGATCCTGGAGAAGCTGCTGCTGTTGCGCTGCCCGGACCCGGAGGCGGAGGAGTCCCGACTCGCCTACGTCGCCCAGCTGAGCGCCAAGCAGGAGCCCGCGGACATTGCCGTCGAGGAGGAACTCGACGCCCTGCTCACCGAGGCCAAGGGCGTCCTCGACGACGTCCAGCGCGACCAGGCCCGGCTGCTGGAGCGCCTGGGCACGCCCGCCGGATCGGGCACCCCGTCGGCCGTGTTCTACAAGCTCTCCAGCCAGGTCGGCAGCCCCGCCACCCGCGGCAAGCTCGCCCGGGCCTGGCAGGGCGCGCGCGAGGCGCATCTGCCGCGGCTGCTCGGCCTGGTCGACGGGTTGATCGAGGCGCGGCGGCGGCAGAGCGCCGCGCAGGGCCACCCAAGCGTGCTCGCACGGACGTTCACCAAGTGCGCTGTCGAGGAGGCCGACGTGGCC contains these protein-coding regions:
- a CDS encoding thioesterase II family protein translates to MPVPGTDAERWLRRFRPNASTRVRLVCFPHAGGSASFYHPVAMTHAAAADVVILQYPGRQDRRHEPLVPSVAEYVARIGPVLEQERPLPTVYFGHSMGAVLAFETALALADTPAAPRAIVASGRRAPATHRNERVHLRDDESLLDELRMLNGTQADLLGDEEIVRMALPAVRGDYRVIETYQGVPGSTVDCPITVLVGDDDPKTTVAEADQWREHSTAAFRLRTFPGGHFYLVEHQAEVNAELASALSAVSNGAAIR
- a CDS encoding GDP-mannose 4,6-dehydratase, whose protein sequence is MSKRALITGVTGQDGSYLAEHLLAQGYQVWGLIRGQANPRKSRVSRLASDLSFVHGDLMDQASLVSALDHVQPDEVYNLGAVSFVPMSWQQPELVTEVNGAGVLRMLEAIRMISGLNTSRSTRSGRIRFYQASSSEMFGKVAETPQRESTRFHPRSPYGVAKAYGHFITRNYRESFDMYGVSGILFNHESPRRGAEFVTRKISLAVARIRLGLQDKLALGNLDAVRDWGFAGDYVKAMHLMLQQDEPGDYVIGTGVMHSVRDAVQIAFDAVGLNWEDHVMIDPSLVRPAEVETLCADSGMARAALDWAPTVKFEELMQMMVESDLEQASRTRDYGELLAAADSW
- a CDS encoding arginase family protein, producing the protein MPRLRTKTAFAGLRTVAPGAVPPDAAAAVVGSGYSLGSAHQGAENGPFFLRTLSKAHTWGAEQPGIVQLRNGRVPLERAVDIGDVLFDGMALADAQEALAQVIAALPAGTVPAVIGGDHTVTLPVVQALWKRRRRPFTVVQFDHHLDLQLWDGAPTRDVPRDPIFNTNVMSHVSDLVGPERLLQVGVAPYATVEADSADGLDGFLHGVGRQLPLLAPELDDPEAFRAALGTGTDVYLTVDIDVLDRSVMSSTGYPAEAGLGTRDLLRLIDWVLRDNRLVGFDLVEFAAPADARDATTLSDAGRAVLVFLHLLNWACRQAAERA
- a CDS encoding MATE family efflux transporter — protein: MEHTRFTVRNYTGYTAVVFGLGVVSVGFGALDLIMVAPKGLDQAAAVGQADVLISAIYAVFIGVVDVFSSRLAMAEGEQRTGHRLPVLGTALLLLLIPCQLLGIALGLGIEPLLRATGQKAELIPLVGDYVQVRTYGIALVLGYIVISASLKICGLKNLSAVNLVFGLAVNALFNWIFLDTGAARLFASPAQAVAASTLVAQAVMATTGGIVLVRRLRTRPDRFVRPRRHEVLTEFRSMARTAPGIGLRHFNDYMGTTIPLLFIGTLGVVQLAAATVATKIYTLFCRVPQACFAGSFVFYGYALGRDPDDLTRTVRKMRLYAAVPTVVATAVTALAAPWLVDAFASPGLDRDLARNLLLAYLLYVPAYFFEQLFGEMLTVHQRGGLLFVSSTAVTYLLTIPLAWCAVFALDSTFLAVACKGIPTAVLAFVFWRALRRTGRPGADRAESEMSLAQ
- a CDS encoding PQQ-binding-like beta-propeller repeat protein — encoded protein: MPSSLPAGSPGLPADSSPLPAFRHDPVKSVLPGRGGGAFHWDREPAVCGHRRLTHDSAHLGQTVPVPVSSTPAVVAGVGVVVASDDGRLRFFDPGLGKVYWERRLDRSVYASLVVDQARRHVIVATTSGLITCFDLRGTLVWSRKAEFPVFATPTVLPGADLLVVAAFHSRCLGLALGTGEIVYDRPLPRPWSAAHGGVAAYRDPYASPVPAADDTAVLCCGEHVVALATDGTEVWRQEIGHPVKASPALLSDTGRLAVCPVDGRCVLLDAKTGRPEAEVRLGAKITGSPAVSGDVLAVGTQLGTVTGLTSSGEVRWTSPQGAPRSYTSLTVLPDGNFVATAERGNIVCLAREDGRFLWESSQVLGLPDHEPALDITPVAAASGSMYAASYGGDLYQFLFQPCDEE